The Homalodisca vitripennis isolate AUS2020 unplaced genomic scaffold, UT_GWSS_2.1 ScUCBcl_3167;HRSCAF=8517, whole genome shotgun sequence genome includes a window with the following:
- the LOC124372430 gene encoding uncharacterized protein LOC124372430 produces MGKHYFYELNNPECKRRKPFFVLYNEGRLVGVGLAGFGSFTRNQKTQSYYEDFPLEATRSIIPNAPECIQEYIRNYGLTMMHVFLVKNAPKISCPPEEWRSTHC; encoded by the exons ATGG GAAAACACTACTTCTACGAATTGAACAACCCTGAGTGCAAGCGGAGAAAACCATTCTTTGTTTTGTACAATGAAGGAAGACTTGTAGGTGTTGGGCTGGCTGGATTTGGATCTTTCACCAGAAACCAAAAAACCCAAAGCTACTATGAGGACTTCCCACTTGAAGCAACAAGG AGCATTATCCCCAATGCGCCCGAGTGTATACAGGAGTACATCAGAAATTATGGTCTGACAATGATGCACGTTTTCCTGGTAAAGAACGCTCCGAAGATAAGCTGTCCACCAGAAGAGTGGCGTTCTACTCACTGCTAG